Part of the Rhodospirillales bacterium genome, GCATGCACGACCTGATCGAATCACGTCGAGACGACATCGCCCAACTGTGCCGGCGATTTCATGTTCACCGGCTCGAACTTTTCGGTTCGGCCGCGCGCGAGACTGATTTCGATGCCGAAAGTTCAGATGTGGACTTGCTGATCGACTACGAGCCCGAACACGCGCCGCCGTCGCTATCCGAGTATCCGGCGCTGCGGGATGCGCTCGCCACGATGTTCGCTCGACCCGTCGATCTCCTCATGTCGTCGTGCGTGCGCAACCCCTTCGTTCGCGAACATATCAACCGCTCGCGAAAGACCATTTATGCGCCGTGATCCGCGCCCTGCTATGGGACGTGTGCGACTGCGCCGACCGCATCCGCCACTTCACGGTGGATCGAAGCCGCGACGACTACTTGGCCGATGAAATGCTGCGCGCCGCCGTGGAACGGCAGTTCGAGATCATCGGCGAGGCGTTGAATCAGCTGGCGAAGGCGACGCCCGAGTTGGCGGAGCGCATCCCGGAGTTGCCGCAAATCGTTGCGCCGGTTGCGCCGGCATGCGGGGGGCTCTACACAAAGTGTCACAACAAGAGCAACCGGGAGAGGCGCAGTCATGGACCTGTGGCAGCGATCCGCAGTGGTCACCGGCGCGGCGTCCGGACTCGGGGCCGAGACGGCGCGCTATCTGGTGGAGGAAGGCGCGCAGGTGGCGGCCATCGACATCGACGCCGAGCGCCTCCACGCCTTCGCCAAGGAGATCGGCGCCCTGCCCATTCCCTGCGACGTCTCCAACGCGGAAGCCGCCGAGGCGGCGCTGCGCCAGGCGCGAGAGGCGCACGGGGCGGCGAGGGTGCTGGTGCATTGCGTCGGCCGAGGCCACTCGAGGCAGCTGGTCAGCGACGACGGCCCGATGCCCCTCGACGACTTCCGACAGCTGGTCGAGGTCAATCTGATCTCCACGTTCAACATGATCCGCCTCGCCTCCGCGGATATGGCGGCGCTGGAGAAAACGTCGAACGGCGAGCGCGGCATCATCATTTCGACGGCGTCGGTCTCCGCCTATGAAGCGCAGAGCGGCGAGGCGGCCTACGCCGCCTCCAAGGGCGGAGTCGTCAGCATGATCCTGCCGGCGGCACGGGAACTGGGGCCGCTCGGCATCCGCGTCGTCGGCATCGCCCCCGGCCTGTTCGGCACCCCCACCCTGTTCGCCATCGAGCGCAACCTGGATTCGCGCCTCGCCCGCTCCATCCCGTTCCCGCACCGCTTCGGCGACCCGGCCGAGTTCGCGATGCTGGTGGTGCACGTGATCAAGAACGTCATGGTCAACGGCACCGTGCTGCGCCTCGACGGCGGACTCCACCGGTGAAGATCGGAGCGGCCTCGGGCGGGGAGCGCGCCGTGCGGTGACCACGACCATCCAACTCAACCTGATTTCCCACGCCTCGGGAGAGCTGATCGAGATGCTGGCGCGCAATGCCGTCGCTCAGCTCCAGGACGTGCACGTGGAGCGCCGCCTATGGAAAATGGTGCGGCACCTTGGCCAGGTCCCGGAGATCCTGGCGGCGGTGTCCGAAACCCGCGGCTTCGTCATTCACTCGATCGCCGCCGTCGATATTCGAGAAGCTATCGAGGACGGGTGCCGGCGGCTCGCCGTCCCTTGCATGTTCTCGCTGGAGCCGCTGGTCAACCGCCTGTCGGAGCACTTCGACGCCCCGATCCAGTTCCGCACCAGCGCCCGCGACATCATCAACGAGGACTATTACCGCCGCGTCGAGGCGATGAAATTCACCCTCGCCCACGACGACGGCGTCGCGACCGGTGACCTCGATGACGCCGACGTGGTGGTGGTCGGTGTGTCGAGGGCCACCAAGACGCCCACCTGCATGTATCTGGCCTCGCTCGGCGTCAAGGCCGCCAACGTGCCGCTGGTGCCGGGGGTACCGCTACCGGAGTCGCTGATCAAGGCGAAGCATCCGCTGATCGTCGGCCTCACGGTCGATCCGACCCGCCTCGCCACCATCCGCGCCGCGCGGCTGAGGGCTTTGCACCAGACCGCCGCATTCGACTACGCCGACATCGACTCGCTGCGGGAGGAACTGCGCCAGGCCCGCCGCACCTTCGTCCGCCGCGGCTGGCCGGTAATCGACGTCACCCAGCGCTCGATCGAACAGGCCGCGGCAATGATCATCCGCATGCTGGAAGAACGCCGCGCAGCCCAGGCGGCCCCCGCCGTTCCGGGCGCCACTTCTCCGGAGCCATGAAGAAAGGCGGGGCACGCAGGCGCCCCGCCTTGGATTGGATCAACCGCGGCGCAAGAGCCTACAGCGCGCAGAACACCTGGGTGGTGTCGGACATGCGGTTGGAGAAGCCCCACTCGTTGTCGTACCAGGCGACGATGCGAACCATCGTGCCGTCGATGACCTGGGTCTGCGAGGCATCAAACACCGAACTGTGCGGGTCGTGGTTGAAGTCGATGGAGACCAGGGGCTCTGTATTGTAGTGCATGATCCCCTTGAGGTCGCCGTTGGCCGCAGCTTCGATGGCCTGGTTGACTTCTTCCTTGGTCGTCGACTTGTTGGACTCGAAGACGAGGTCGACAACCGAGACGTTCGGCGTCGGCACCCGGATGGCGGAACCGTCGAACTTGCCGGCCAGTTCCGGCATCACCAGGCCGATGGCCTTGGCGGCGCCGGTGGAGGTCGGGATCATGGACAGGGCCGCTGCCCGCGCCCGGCGCAGGTCCGAGTGCAGGGTGTCGACGATGCGTTGGTCGCCCGTGTAGGCGTGGATCGTCGTCATGTAGCCGCGCTTGACGCCGAGGGTCTTGTTCAGCACGAACACCGGCGGCGCCAGGCAGTTGGTGGTGCACGACGCGTTGGAGATGACCTTGTGCTCGGCCTTCAGCGTGTTGTGGTTGACGCCGTACACGATGGTGGCGTCGGCGCCGCTCGAGGGCGCCGAAACGATGACCTTGGGCGCCCCGGCCTCAAGGTGCACGGCGGCCTTGTCGCGCGCGGAAAAGATGCCGGTGCATTCCCACACCACGTCGACGCCCAGGTCGCCCCACGGAAGCTTGGTCGGATCCCGCTCCGACATGACCTTCACCGTCTTGCCGTCGACGGTCATGCTGGCATCGTCGGCGC contains:
- a CDS encoding nucleotidyltransferase domain-containing protein, whose product is MHDLIESRRDDIAQLCRRFHVHRLELFGSAARETDFDAESSDVDLLIDYEPEHAPPSLSEYPALRDALATMFARPVDLLMSSCVRNPFVREHINRSRKTIYAP
- a CDS encoding SDR family oxidoreductase, with amino-acid sequence MDLWQRSAVVTGAASGLGAETARYLVEEGAQVAAIDIDAERLHAFAKEIGALPIPCDVSNAEAAEAALRQAREAHGAARVLVHCVGRGHSRQLVSDDGPMPLDDFRQLVEVNLISTFNMIRLASADMAALEKTSNGERGIIISTASVSAYEAQSGEAAYAASKGGVVSMILPAARELGPLGIRVVGIAPGLFGTPTLFAIERNLDSRLARSIPFPHRFGDPAEFAMLVVHVIKNVMVNGTVLRLDGGLHR
- the ppsR gene encoding pyruvate, phosphate dikinase/phosphoenolpyruvate synthase regulator, encoding MTTTIQLNLISHASGELIEMLARNAVAQLQDVHVERRLWKMVRHLGQVPEILAAVSETRGFVIHSIAAVDIREAIEDGCRRLAVPCMFSLEPLVNRLSEHFDAPIQFRTSARDIINEDYYRRVEAMKFTLAHDDGVATGDLDDADVVVVGVSRATKTPTCMYLASLGVKAANVPLVPGVPLPESLIKAKHPLIVGLTVDPTRLATIRAARLRALHQTAAFDYADIDSLREELRQARRTFVRRGWPVIDVTQRSIEQAAAMIIRMLEERRAAQAAPAVPGATSPEP
- the gap gene encoding type I glyceraldehyde-3-phosphate dehydrogenase, whose protein sequence is MAVRVGINGFGRIGRLALRAAAEAGRNDIEFVAVNDLGSVKTNAHLLKYDSVHGTYPGTVSADDASMTVDGKTVKVMSERDPTKLPWGDLGVDVVWECTGIFSARDKAAVHLEAGAPKVIVSAPSSGADATIVYGVNHNTLKAEHKVISNASCTTNCLAPPVFVLNKTLGVKRGYMTTIHAYTGDQRIVDTLHSDLRRARAAALSMIPTSTGAAKAIGLVMPELAGKFDGSAIRVPTPNVSVVDLVFESNKSTTKEEVNQAIEAAANGDLKGIMHYNTEPLVSIDFNHDPHSSVFDASQTQVIDGTMVRIVAWYDNEWGFSNRMSDTTQVFCAL